In Bacillus sp. FJAT-45037, the following are encoded in one genomic region:
- a CDS encoding SCO family protein — MKKWIVLLVSMFVLSGCGWLYGVGESSDYDISAADLFVPDFEFVNQDSQAFGSDELEGSYWLANMIFTQCPSVCPTMTPNMRSLHNAMIEEGDEMKFISFTVDPKQDTPEVLHSYGSNVGADFNYWHFLTGYEQEEMIEFAKEAFATTVLPVEEEDDIMHSTRFYLVDPEGQVVRQYDGLKSDQTDILADLKSAVQ, encoded by the coding sequence ATGAAGAAATGGATTGTGCTACTTGTAAGTATGTTTGTTTTATCAGGCTGCGGTTGGTTATATGGTGTAGGAGAGAGTTCCGATTATGATATATCAGCGGCTGATCTGTTTGTTCCTGATTTCGAGTTTGTAAACCAAGATTCACAAGCTTTTGGATCTGATGAATTAGAAGGTAGCTACTGGTTAGCGAATATGATCTTTACTCAATGTCCCTCTGTATGTCCAACGATGACCCCGAATATGAGAAGTTTGCATAACGCGATGATTGAAGAAGGGGATGAGATGAAATTTATTTCGTTTACAGTGGACCCAAAACAAGACACCCCAGAAGTCCTTCACTCATATGGTTCGAATGTTGGGGCCGATTTTAATTATTGGCACTTCCTTACAGGGTATGAACAAGAGGAAATGATCGAATTTGCGAAAGAAGCATTTGCGACAACTGTTCTACCAGTCGAAGAGGAAGATGACATCATGCACAGCACACGTTTTTATTTAGTAGACCCAGAAGGACAAGTCGTGAGGCAGTATGATGGGTTAAAAAGTGATCAAACAGACATTTTAGCTGACTTAAAGTCGGCGGTTCAATAA
- a CDS encoding redoxin domain-containing protein has translation MVQLQENLHLFEEIDADIYAISVDTPDNHKRLKEAGAFTYSFLTDSEFNVLDQVNMKNDEMSYRGVSILDENGTYVYHEINDLWGDQIDQTVERIIEKMEE, from the coding sequence CTGGTCCAGTTGCAGGAGAACCTTCATTTATTTGAAGAGATAGATGCTGATATTTATGCGATTAGTGTCGATACGCCAGATAATCATAAACGATTAAAAGAAGCAGGGGCATTTACGTATTCATTTTTAACTGATTCAGAATTTAACGTGCTAGATCAAGTGAACATGAAAAATGACGAAATGTCTTATCGTGGTGTTAGTATTTTAGATGAAAACGGTACGTACGTGTATCATGAGATCAATGATTTATGGGGTGATCAAATCGATCAAACCGTAGAAAGAATTATCGAGAAAATGGAAGAATAG